The DNA sequence ACAGTGCAGACAATCGACGAAAAAGAGGTATATCGGGGGTCTGAGCGATTAATCAGGAAGATTCTCACCCGATTGGGTGCCATATAAAAAAAATAGCTAAAAATAGCTTGAAACAGCCTGTTATAGCTTGACAGGGCTAGCCCGGTATATTAGAATGTAGGTTGTGGCTTTACTGGAAGAGGTAAAAGGAGAGGGTAGAATTGCGTACTACATACATGGCTAAACCTCATGAAATAAATCGGCGCTGGTATGTTATTGATGCTGCCGGACGGCCTTTGGGCAGAGTGGCAACAGAAGCAGCCCGTTTATTGAGAGGGAAGCATAAACCAGAATTTACTCCTCACCTGGATACAGGTGATCATGTCATTATTCTTAATGCCAGCCAGGTCGTGTTAACCGGGCGCAAGCTGGAACAAAAAAATTATTACAGGCATTCAGGTTATCCCGGCGGACTGAAGAAAATACCTTATGAAGTTTTGATGGCAACAAAACCTGAAAAAGCTGTTTATGAAGCAGTTCGGGGCATGCTTCCCCATAATCGCCTGGGTCGCGCAATGCTTAAAAAATTGCGTGTATACAGAGATGACCAGCACTCTCATCAGGCTCAACAGCCGGTAGTCTGGGGAGAAGGGCCGGAAGTTAAGACGGAAGGAGGCCCTAAATCTTGAGCGAAGTTCAGTATATGGGCACCGGACGCCGTAAAAAATCGGTAGCCAGAGTAAGGCTTTTACCGGGTAACGGCAAGATAGTCATTAACGGGAAAGAAATGGATCAGTATTTCGGTTTGGAAACTCTCAAGCTTATTGTCAGACAGCCGCTGGTTGCTACTGAAACTGAAAGTCGGTTCGATGTTATCGCCAAAGTTGAAGGTGGCGGGTTTTCCGGGCAGGCCGGTGCAATCAGGCACGGAATAGCCCGGGCTCTGCTGCATGCAGATGGCGAATACAGACCGGTTCTGAAACGTAATGGTTATCTTACACGGGATCCGCGCATGACAGAACGTAAGAAATACGGCTTGAAAAAGGCACGTAAAGCGCCTCAATTCTCAAAACGTTAAAAGTTCCTTTAAAAGGCAGATTATTTATAGAATACTGGTTTTAATTGCCCGCAGAGGTGACCCGCAAGGACACCGGATGTGGGCTTTGATTTAGCCTTATGGCTGTTCAAATGGGAATCAAGGAGACAGATGCTGGATGAAAGAGATAGTTGACGGATTGTGGTTTATCGAAGGTGAAAATAAAGGCCGATATCCTCATGCCCATTCAATTTTTCTGGAAGGGGAGGAAAACATCCTGGTTGATACCGGGGCCGGTTCTGTATTAAAGGATTTGATTCCAAAAATCAGGCAGGTTTTTCTGACCCATTATCACCGGGATCATGTGGCTTTAAGCCATCTTTTTACCGGGGCAAAATTTTTAATGCACCCGGTTGATGCTCCCGGAGTAGAATCTCTTGAAGGGTTTTACCGTCTAACCGGTTTGGACCATGTCGATATTGATGCCTACTGGAAGATAGTCAGGCAGGTCAAATTTGAACCGATAAAGATTGACTGCTACCTGCAGGAAGGCGATTATCTGGAAGGTGCCCGCCTTGATGTAAAAGTACTGCATTTCCCGGGGCACACAGCCGGCCACTGCGGTCTTTTGGTTGAGAAATGTGGATTGGTCTTTGCTACTGATATTGACCTGACCACCTTTGGCCCCTGGTATGGCAATCCCGCTTCTGACATCAAAAAATTCCGGCAATCTATTCGCCGGTTAAGAGCTATTAAGCCTGACATTCTTATAACCGGCCATACCGCACCGATAAATAAGCACCTGGATCAGAAACTGGCAGAATATGAAGCGGTGATTGACCAGCGTGATGAAGCAATATTATCAGCTTTGAGGAAAGAGCCGCTGAACCTGGATCAACTGGTTGATAAGAAGATTATTTACAAGCGCCATTACGGGCAGGAAGTGCTGCGCCATTTTGAGAAGTCTATCGTTGAAAAGCATCTACAGGACATGATTGAGTGCGGAAAAATTGCAATAATGCCAGATAGCACAATTGAAGTATTGTAATCTGTCTAAAATCTCACTGTTGTCAAGTTGTCAAACCCTCCAAACTGGACTATAATATGCTTAAGAATATGGAACAGGCGATACACCATTCTGGTCTTGGTCAGGGTGCTATAATCTTGTTTTGGGATGCCCCGGACAGGACTCAAGAAGAAGGTAAAACTGATGAAAGTCCAACAATATATAGAAGAAAAACTCAGCCAGGGAGCAGTTCATATAACATTGATTGACCCATCGCGGCAGACCCCTGATGCTGCTGGAAGACTTGCAGAAACGGCCCAGGAAGTGGGCAGTGATCTTATTTTTGTTGGTGGCTCCTCGGGTGGAACACAGAGAATACTATCCGAAACTGCCGATGCTGTCAAGGAGAAAGTATCTATTCCCGTTCTTTATTTTCCCACCGGGACGGAATCGATCAGCTTAAATCTTGATGCCTTTCTTTTCCTCAGCCTGCTAAATTCACGAAATTCCCATTTTATCAGCGGCACTCAATCACGTCTGGCTCTCGTGTTAAAGCGTCTTGAGGTCGAAGTGCTTTCAATTGGATATATTCTAGTTGAACCCGGTATGAAACTGGGAGAAATCGGGGAAGCCGATCTGGTAGCTCGCGATAATTTCTGGGATGCCATTGGCTACGCCCTCACTGCTGAATTCATGGGTATGTCCTATGTTTACCTGGAGGCAGGAAACGGGGCGGCCCAGCCGGTACCAGCCGGAATGATCAGATCGGTGAAAAGGGAACTCTCCATTCCACTGATCGTTGGAGGCGGGATCAGAACGGCTATCGACGCCCGCAGGGTACGTCAGGCTGGGGCCGATATTGTTGTTACCGGAACCGTTATTGAAACAGCCGGTTATCGTGAACGCCTTCGTTCGATTTTAAGCGCACTGAAAGATTGATTTACTTAAAATAAATACTATTTATCAAGGTTATGTTGCCCGGGTTTTCAATCCCGGGCAATAATTGATTTAGTTTATTTTCTTATATTAGTCGAAGTGTTAAATGTGGATGTTATTTTGACCTTATATCTTTTCCCTGTAGCCTTCGGCTAACTTCAAAACTAGCTCATTAAGAAATGCACTGAATGCTTCTTCGTCATTCATTACAAGATATTTTTTATCTTCAATTAGTTTTCTTGCTTCAACTAAATCCTTATTTACTGATCCCGCTTCTTCAAGAATATCGATAAGGCGACTGGAAGCATCGACCAATCGAAAAGGGCCATACAGTGGCGGTTCACCAATAAGATTACAAGCACTTGTTGCCATATAACATATCAGTTTGTATGAATTCATTAGCAACTTATCATTTTCCATTACACACACCTCTGCAGTAATATTCCCTATAATAAACATCTTCTAAGGCAGGCCTGATCCCTCTTGGTTGATCCCCTTCAGGGTAACCAAGTGCAACAAGAAGTTCTGGTACTATGTTTTCAGGCAATCCTATGAGTGTGCCGATGGCTTTTGCATGGAAAGAGCGTATTACGCATGCCCCAAGACCCAGAGCGTGAGCTGCCAGTAAAAGATTTTGAGCTGCCATTGCAACATCCATAATTGAGTATATATAACCATTTGAACTGGCCTTTTCTTTGGCTTTTGCCTGATCGCCACAGAGGACCAAAACTGCTGCAGGTTTTCCAAACATTCCCGGAGATAAAGATTTAATAGCTTCCACTGTATTAGCTTCCTTAACCGACAGAAATATCCTGGGATTTATATTCCCCGCACTGGGAGCCCAATGAGCAGCTTCAACGAGAGTTTGCAGGGTGTCATCAGGTATTTCTTGTTCCCGATATCTTCTAATGCTTCGTCTGCTCTTTATAGATTCAAAGATTTCCAAATTGTTCACTCCTGTTAAAAGAGTTAAATTAAGGTAATTATCAACATATTAACCAATACTGCATAAATAAGTTATCCGATTAAAGTATCCCTAATATTGTATGTTTGTGAAGGTTTGTAAATGCACACTCAAATAAAATATGAAATTGTTTTTAAAGAAGACATGAAAGTGTACATAGGAAAATAATAAAATATTAGCAGTAATTTGGGCAAAACTGAAACATTTACTTTATAACATTTTTTAATTGTTCCTGTCAACAGCGTGTTAATACTCTTTATCTTATGCTCTTTGAAGTTGTTATTTGTTTAAGCAGCCATCATAAAGGGGAAGGATTCCTCTTTGAGCTGTAGAATTATGGTAAGACTACACTATAAGGTCCAATAGTAATCAATAATGAAAAATACACTCTAAACATTTTTTATGCATAACGCTTCACCTTGGTTTATTTTTAATACTGTGAAAGGAACTCGATAATGCCGTTTATTACAGTCAGAGAAGTTCTGGAACTGCCGGAATTGCAAAGTTTGGAAATAATTGCCGGTGAGACAGGCCTGGATCGGGAGGTAAGAGATGTAACGGTTCTTGAAGTGCCTGATCCTTTTCAATGGCTGAAAGGCGGTGAACTGGTTCTTACAGCTTTTTATGGTGTACGTGAAAACTATGATGCTCAGGTAAAGATTATTGAAGAATTTGCGAAAGTGATAGCAGGAATCTGTTTTAATCCGGGACCGGGTGTATTATTTGATCCAAAGATTATTAAAATTGCTGATCGATTAGCATTACCAATACTTAGAATGCCTGGTGATATGCCGTATACAAAGGTAATAACCGAGGTTATGCAGGCTATTTTAAACCGAAGAGCATATCTCCTTGGTCGCTCTTCAGAAATTAATTCAATGATGATAAAAGCAATATTAAATGGAGCAGAGTTAGGAGAAATTATATCTACACTTGCACAATTGGTACAGAATCCAGTTGCATTTCTCGACACTTCATTAAATCTTGTTGCCGATGATCCATATTATGATGGAGGCAGAGAATTTCTGCAGGCTGGGTTAGAGAAATTGCACGATTTTAATATATTTTTTAAGGATAACCAGAAATGTGAATTTCCTCTTTTTACAACCATAAATATTTCTAATAAAGATTTTCGCATTGGTCTGCAAGCAGTTATGATTAAGTCAACAACTTATGGTTATTTAACGGTTTGGGAGATTTTGAAAAAATTTGATGAAATTGATTTTCATGCCATAGCTCATGCATCTTCAGCTATAGCGCTTGACTTTGTAAGAAGTATTAACCTGGCTGAACAAAGGCAGAAAATGATAAATGATATTTCTGAAGATTTATTATCAGGCAATTATGTTTCCGAGGATTCAATTG is a window from the Bacillota bacterium genome containing:
- a CDS encoding PucR family transcriptional regulator ligand-binding domain-containing protein; translated protein: MPFITVREVLELPELQSLEIIAGETGLDREVRDVTVLEVPDPFQWLKGGELVLTAFYGVRENYDAQVKIIEEFAKVIAGICFNPGPGVLFDPKIIKIADRLALPILRMPGDMPYTKVITEVMQAILNRRAYLLGRSSEINSMMIKAILNGAELGEIISTLAQLVQNPVAFLDTSLNLVADDPYYDGGREFLQAGLEKLHDFNIFFKDNQKCEFPLFTTINISNKDFRIGLQAVMIKSTTYGYLTVWEILKKFDEIDFHAIAHASSAIALDFVRSINLAEQRQKMINDISEDLLSGNYVSEDSIVKQGEVLGLNIPMLNQVMVIQTGNIKIKQIMQNKKRKVTFDFNELMSEIRIIVEGSFSNSLVSGRRGEIVVILNTGADSKRKEELDNLAQDIELKCKKLIGKSEVMIGIGACGKSLNSLPLSYSQAKASITIVNRLFDGRTIISYEDLGIYRLLNEIPDTPEVRRFIEMILPEVDKCDQNVLKTLEVFIETQKSPVKAGKYLYVHPNTVKYRVRKAKELWGEHILSDERCIDTLIAIKLKRIFTHSLQD
- the rplM gene encoding 50S ribosomal protein L13, with product MAKPHEINRRWYVIDAAGRPLGRVATEAARLLRGKHKPEFTPHLDTGDHVIILNASQVVLTGRKLEQKNYYRHSGYPGGLKKIPYEVLMATKPEKAVYEAVRGMLPHNRLGRAMLKKLRVYRDDQHSHQAQQPVVWGEGPEVKTEGGPKS
- a CDS encoding nitroreductase family protein; amino-acid sequence: MEIFESIKSRRSIRRYREQEIPDDTLQTLVEAAHWAPSAGNINPRIFLSVKEANTVEAIKSLSPGMFGKPAAVLVLCGDQAKAKEKASSNGYIYSIMDVAMAAQNLLLAAHALGLGACVIRSFHAKAIGTLIGLPENIVPELLVALGYPEGDQPRGIRPALEDVYYREYYCRGVCNGK
- the rpsI gene encoding 30S ribosomal protein S9 translates to MSEVQYMGTGRRKKSVARVRLLPGNGKIVINGKEMDQYFGLETLKLIVRQPLVATETESRFDVIAKVEGGGFSGQAGAIRHGIARALLHADGEYRPVLKRNGYLTRDPRMTERKKYGLKKARKAPQFSKR
- a CDS encoding DUF6092 family protein, with protein sequence MENDKLLMNSYKLICYMATSACNLIGEPPLYGPFRLVDASSRLIDILEEAGSVNKDLVEARKLIEDKKYLVMNDEEAFSAFLNELVLKLAEGYREKI
- a CDS encoding geranylgeranylglyceryl/heptaprenylglyceryl phosphate synthase; the protein is MKVQQYIEEKLSQGAVHITLIDPSRQTPDAAGRLAETAQEVGSDLIFVGGSSGGTQRILSETADAVKEKVSIPVLYFPTGTESISLNLDAFLFLSLLNSRNSHFISGTQSRLALVLKRLEVEVLSIGYILVEPGMKLGEIGEADLVARDNFWDAIGYALTAEFMGMSYVYLEAGNGAAQPVPAGMIRSVKRELSIPLIVGGGIRTAIDARRVRQAGADIVVTGTVIETAGYRERLRSILSALKD
- a CDS encoding MBL fold metallo-hydrolase, translated to MKEIVDGLWFIEGENKGRYPHAHSIFLEGEENILVDTGAGSVLKDLIPKIRQVFLTHYHRDHVALSHLFTGAKFLMHPVDAPGVESLEGFYRLTGLDHVDIDAYWKIVRQVKFEPIKIDCYLQEGDYLEGARLDVKVLHFPGHTAGHCGLLVEKCGLVFATDIDLTTFGPWYGNPASDIKKFRQSIRRLRAIKPDILITGHTAPINKHLDQKLAEYEAVIDQRDEAILSALRKEPLNLDQLVDKKIIYKRHYGQEVLRHFEKSIVEKHLQDMIECGKIAIMPDSTIEVL